A region from the Aphis gossypii isolate Hap1 chromosome 1, ASM2018417v2, whole genome shotgun sequence genome encodes:
- the LOC114128470 gene encoding protein MCM10 homolog, translating to MNSGDEDLKALALFLDAEVENYPETTQKIINSKEDVIKDNIENGSQLTEKSGNATGTFSDFFKSMKSKIVDLDEVVVKCEPKKKSMPKIPKFGFDPTADPVFGLCMINPLLSSQTIQDRMIGKIPVPVSQVKKHLKSADSSDWVVAGVLVNKSLPKTSQKGSTFSIWKISDLKAGMSTVTIFLFGRSHADLWKTDIGFVVGILNAKELDGKEKKDEVVLSINSGDQVMLWGRSKDYGTCKGIKKNGDKCDMFVNINNCDVCSFHVKREYIKHCSQRANIGNSRPTAANSLRDKVLGKNEVFYGGQSFVSTKSNHSKLMKEDQVKLQRLNPAKKPALSPIESHTTPRTTIANRRASAIKDFVNDIKTNELSGSGKKNIDHKEAQKMCTFKEILGSSANLKNFRSMHPKCAKVNALNWIKSHGPIQKENPNLFEKSKDVGKKRKLPEDIVLDIEQKKKVAIKEKVSPIFLELMKATSQNQDLIDTAQQEAEEKYFDQMDKKEKMEYKMMNTYKVPCKAVRCLVCKYTWFSASEWCKTEKHMLRVLDATKRFFKCNDCNSRITCLTMFPLISCKNCNGSKWERAPMMNYKKVEETNLSIRGDEQTFLSSMQPKLSMSLMVAEED from the exons ATGAATTCCGGCGACGAAGATCTAAAAGCGTTGGCTTTGTTCCTAGATGCTGAAGTTGAAAATTATCCGGAAACGACccaaaaaatcataaactcTAAAGAGG ATGTAATAAAAGACAATATTGAGAATGGTAGTCAACTAACTGAGAAATCTGGAAATGCAACTGGAACATTTAGTGACTTTTTCAAATCTATGAAGTCGAAAATTGTTGATTTAGACGAAGTGGTAGTTAAATGTGAACCAAAAAAGAAGTCCATGCCCAAAATACCAAAATTTGGTTTTGATCCTACAGCAGATCCTGTGTTTGGCTTATGTATGATCAATCCATTATTGTCATCTCAGACAATTCAAGATAGAATGATTGGAAAAATACCGGTACCCGTCAGCCAAGTGAAAAAACATCTTAAGTCTGCAGACAGTTCTGATTGGGTTGTAGCTGGCGTTTTGGTAAACAAATCTCTTCCCAAGACTTCTCAAAAAG GTTCTACTTTTAGCATATGGAAGATAAGTGACTTAAAAGCAGGTATGAGTactgttacaatatttttatttggccGTTCACATGCTGACTTGTGGAAAACAGACATAGGATTTGTTGTTGGAATACTGAATGCAAAAG aaTTGGATGGTAAAGAGAAGAAAGATGAAGTAGTATTATCCATAAATAGTGGGGACCAAGTGATGTTGTGGGGCAGATCCAAAGATTATGGAACTTGTAAAGGAATTAAGAAAAATGGAGATAAGTGTGATATGtttgtaaacattaataactGTGATGTTTGTTCATTTCATGTAAAAAGAGAATATATCAAGCATTGTAGTCAAAGAGCAAATATTGGAAATTCTAGACCAACAGCTGCCAACAGCTTACGAGATAaa gtattagGCAAAAATGAGGTGTTTTATGGTGGTCAAAGTTTTGTATCTACTAAATCTAATCATTCAAAATTGATGAAAGAAGACCAAGTTAAACTTCAACGATTGAATCCGGCTAAAAAGCCTGCATTAAGCCCAATTGAATCTCATACCACACCTCGTACAACTATTGCTAATCGTCGAGCTAGTGCTATTAAAGACTttgttaatgatataaaaaccaATGAACTAAGTGGGtccggaaaaaaaaatattgatcataAAGAAGCTCAAAAAATGTGtacttttaaagaaatattaggTAGCTCAGctaatcttaaaaattttagatcTATGCATCCAAAGTGTGCTAAAGTAAATGCATTAAACTGGATTAAATCACATGGACCGATTCAAAAAGAAAAtccaaatttatttgaaaaaagtaagGATGTtggtaaaaaaagaaaattgccTGAAGATATTGTTTTAGATatagaacaaaaaaagaaagttgCTATCAAAGAAAAAGTTTCACCAATATTTTTGGAACTAATGAAAGCTACATCTCAGAACCAAGATCTTATTGATACAGCTCAGCAAGAAgctgaagaaaaatattttgatcaaatggataaaaaagaaaaaatggaatataaAATGATGAACACATATAAGGTGCCATGCAAAGCTGTACGTTGTCTAGTGTGCAAATATACTTGGTTTTCAGCATCTGAATGGTGTAAAACTGAAAAACATATGCTGCGTGTACTAGATGCTACTAAAAGGTTTTTCAAATGTAATGATTGCAACTCAAGAATTACTTGTTTGACAATGTTCCCTTTGATTTCATGTAAAAATTGCAATGGTTCAAAATGGGAACGAGCTCCTATGATGAATTACAAAAAAGTTGAAGAAACTAATTTAAGTATTCGTGGAGACGAACAAACATTCTTAAGCTCTATGCAACCTAAACTTAGCATGAGTTTAATGGTGGCAGAAGAAGAttga